A DNA window from Kitasatospora atroaurantiaca contains the following coding sequences:
- a CDS encoding VOC family protein, whose product MTNTERKTERIRPRQFHEAAGVEDWRVLGEGACTYFRTGSFAAGARLVHEISRRVGLEDHQPDVDLRSEGVTVRLITITEDVYGMTERDVELARQISAVARELGVPADPSAVQTVQVTVDALAGPEVTPFWRALLGYQERAGSAEDLIDPHRRGAPFYFQQMDAPRPQRNRVHVDVWVPYDRAEARIAAAIAAGGRLVNDDNAPSHWVLADPEGNEACVGTCGWIGPEPGRIVKPSPDATDLAG is encoded by the coding sequence ATGACGAATACTGAGCGCAAGACCGAGAGGATCAGGCCGCGGCAGTTCCATGAGGCCGCCGGTGTCGAGGATTGGCGTGTCCTGGGAGAAGGAGCCTGCACGTACTTCCGTACCGGCTCGTTCGCGGCCGGCGCGCGGCTCGTGCACGAGATCAGCCGGCGGGTCGGCCTCGAGGACCACCAGCCCGACGTCGACCTGCGGTCCGAGGGCGTGACCGTCCGGCTGATCACGATCACGGAGGACGTTTACGGGATGACCGAGCGGGACGTCGAACTGGCCCGGCAGATCTCGGCGGTGGCGCGAGAGCTGGGCGTCCCCGCCGACCCGTCCGCCGTGCAGACCGTCCAGGTCACCGTCGACGCTCTCGCCGGTCCCGAGGTGACGCCGTTCTGGCGCGCCCTGCTCGGCTACCAGGAGCGCGCCGGCAGCGCCGAGGACCTGATCGACCCGCACCGCCGCGGGGCACCGTTCTACTTCCAGCAGATGGACGCGCCGCGCCCGCAGCGCAACCGGGTGCACGTCGACGTCTGGGTGCCGTACGACCGGGCCGAGGCGCGGATCGCGGCGGCGATCGCCGCCGGAGGCCGCCTGGTGAACGACGACAATGCGCCCTCGCACTGGGTGCTGGCCGACCCCGAGGGCAACGAGGCCTGTGTCGGCACCTGCGGATGGATCGGGCCTGAACCCGGCAGGATTGTGAAGCCCTCACCGGACGCGACGGACCTTGCAGGCTGA
- a CDS encoding LppU/SCO3897 family protein — MSAPPPPYQNQPPQQPYGYSPPPPPMPYGQQAPYGQQPPYGQQLPYGGRQQPAPQPPGGPQRPQQRSPLQALLPIAIVVAIFGGGAWYVWDYNTSPTSGKAKAAASQSARAEENKKYDPKVGDCVKIQDPQGQPLPVIVDCTSAEAEYRMADKLFGSDRSCGSKFDYGIKYSRSRSADYTLCFTKV; from the coding sequence ATGTCCGCACCGCCGCCGCCCTATCAGAACCAGCCGCCGCAGCAGCCGTACGGATACTCGCCGCCGCCACCACCGATGCCGTACGGGCAGCAAGCTCCGTACGGGCAGCAGCCCCCGTACGGACAGCAACTTCCGTACGGGGGCCGGCAGCAGCCCGCACCCCAGCCGCCGGGCGGGCCACAGCGGCCACAGCAGCGGAGCCCGTTGCAGGCACTGCTCCCGATCGCCATCGTCGTGGCGATCTTCGGCGGCGGGGCCTGGTACGTGTGGGACTACAACACCAGCCCCACCAGCGGCAAAGCCAAGGCAGCGGCTTCGCAGTCCGCGCGGGCCGAGGAGAACAAGAAGTACGACCCCAAGGTCGGCGACTGCGTCAAGATCCAGGACCCCCAGGGCCAGCCGCTGCCGGTGATCGTCGACTGTACCTCCGCCGAGGCCGAGTACAGGATGGCCGACAAGCTCTTCGGCTCCGACCGGAGTTGCGGGTCGAAGTTCGACTACGGCATCAAGTACTCGAGGAGCCGGAGCGCCGACTACACCTTGTGCTTCACCAAGGTCTGA
- a CDS encoding DUF2871 domain-containing protein, which translates to MRKSYYAAHVYMILGVISGLYYREITKSHHFEGDTQLSVVHTHLLALGMLGFLIVLALDKQFQLSGTRLFPYFFWFYNAGIAITVLMMLVRGTQTVLGNHVPEAVSWIAGLGHIILTVGLILLFVLLGKRLNEPAEPEPAEPESVNT; encoded by the coding sequence ATGCGGAAGTCCTACTATGCGGCACACGTCTACATGATCCTCGGAGTGATCTCCGGGCTGTACTACCGGGAGATCACCAAGAGCCACCACTTCGAGGGCGACACTCAACTGTCGGTCGTGCACACCCACTTGCTCGCCCTGGGCATGCTGGGCTTCCTCATCGTCCTCGCCCTCGACAAGCAGTTCCAGCTCTCCGGGACGAGACTGTTCCCGTACTTCTTCTGGTTCTACAACGCGGGCATCGCGATCACCGTCCTCATGATGCTCGTCCGCGGCACCCAGACCGTGCTCGGTAACCATGTCCCCGAGGCGGTGTCGTGGATCGCCGGCCTGGGGCACATCATCCTCACGGTCGGGCTCATCCTGCTGTTCGTCCTGCTGGGCAAGCGCCTCAACGAGCCCGCGGAGCCCGAGCCCGCGGAGCCCGAGTCGGTGAACACCTGA
- a CDS encoding nucleobase:cation symporter-2 family protein, whose protein sequence is MQSSQSERSSPAEVHPVDEVLPAPRLAILGLQHVFIMYAGAVAVPFIVGSALKLDMRTIALLVNADLLVAGIATIIQAVGISKIFGVRLPVVAGATFTVVSPMITIAAKHGLPTVYGAMLCSGVFGLLIAKPFSKMIKFFPPLVAGTVIAVIGLSLIGPGAGMIAGHNTGAADYGQVSHIALGFGVIALIVVFSKVLRGFLGQIAPLLALVVGTLVSIPMHLLHLDGVKSADWIGIASPFHFGAPRFDAAAIISMCIVMLVTYTESTADMLAVAEMTGKELTDGDIARGLATDGLSAVLGGTMNSFPDTAYAENVGLVQMTGVRSRWVVAVAGCFLLVMGLVPKVGAFVAAVPEPVVGGAALVMFAMVTAVGIQTLKKVDFTGNHNFLVVAVSLGVGMLPAVATDQFGNEVFFKNFPDWTQIIFGSPITLTVILAFGLNLVFNHLTAPRSRTALPHQATSTVGPDPVGPDPDDSQPSTASL, encoded by the coding sequence ATGCAGTCATCCCAGAGCGAGAGGTCGAGCCCGGCCGAGGTCCACCCCGTCGACGAGGTACTGCCGGCGCCCCGGCTGGCGATCCTCGGTCTGCAGCACGTCTTCATCATGTATGCCGGTGCGGTCGCCGTCCCCTTCATCGTGGGCAGCGCGCTCAAGCTGGACATGCGGACGATCGCCCTGCTGGTCAACGCCGACCTGCTGGTCGCGGGCATCGCGACGATCATCCAGGCGGTCGGCATCTCGAAGATCTTCGGTGTGCGCCTGCCGGTGGTCGCGGGAGCGACCTTCACCGTGGTGAGCCCGATGATCACCATCGCGGCCAAGCACGGCCTGCCGACCGTCTACGGTGCGATGCTCTGTTCGGGCGTCTTCGGGCTCCTCATCGCGAAGCCGTTCAGCAAGATGATCAAGTTCTTCCCGCCCTTGGTCGCCGGCACCGTGATCGCCGTCATCGGCCTGTCGCTGATCGGCCCGGGGGCCGGGATGATCGCGGGTCACAACACCGGCGCCGCCGACTACGGCCAGGTCTCGCACATCGCGCTCGGCTTCGGCGTCATCGCGCTGATCGTGGTCTTCAGCAAGGTACTTCGCGGGTTCCTCGGCCAGATCGCGCCGCTGCTCGCCCTTGTCGTCGGCACCCTGGTCTCGATCCCGATGCACCTCCTCCACCTCGACGGGGTCAAGTCCGCCGACTGGATCGGGATCGCCTCGCCGTTCCACTTCGGTGCGCCGCGCTTCGACGCCGCAGCGATCATCTCGATGTGCATCGTCATGCTGGTCACGTACACCGAGTCCACCGCCGACATGCTCGCGGTGGCCGAGATGACCGGCAAGGAACTCACCGACGGCGACATCGCCAGGGGCCTGGCCACCGACGGTCTGTCCGCCGTGCTCGGCGGAACCATGAACTCCTTCCCGGACACCGCCTACGCCGAGAACGTCGGTCTGGTGCAGATGACCGGGGTCCGCAGCCGCTGGGTGGTCGCGGTCGCCGGCTGCTTCCTCCTGGTGATGGGGCTGGTGCCGAAGGTCGGGGCGTTCGTCGCGGCCGTGCCCGAACCGGTGGTCGGCGGTGCCGCGTTGGTCATGTTCGCCATGGTGACCGCGGTGGGGATCCAGACCCTGAAGAAGGTCGACTTCACCGGTAACCACAACTTCCTGGTCGTCGCCGTCTCCCTCGGTGTCGGGATGCTGCCGGCCGTGGCCACGGACCAGTTCGGCAACGAGGTCTTCTTCAAGAACTTCCCGGACTGGACCCAGATCATCTTCGGCAGCCCGATCACGCTCACCGTCATCCTGGCCTTCGGGCTCAACCTGGTGTTCAACCACCTCACGGCACCGAGGTCGAGGACCGCCCTGCCCCACCAGGCCACGTCCACCGTCGGCCCGGACCCCGTCGGCCCGGACCCCGACGACTCTCAGCCGTCGACCGCCTCCCTCTGA
- a CDS encoding S8 family serine peptidase, with amino-acid sequence MLAVKPGTTAATAEQLTAAGASVGKTIDMIGYVRATVPTDKADALIGRASKLSEVQAIDLNESVPLPNPYADTDAAPTGAKTPKADGGVGSGSTGSPAEVPTPTIGAPYFRDEANPAPQKHRPKPAPKPEPGKYPAPDANTPAVNSYQPANDIGSIDFVKRHPGADGRGVTIGILDSGVDLGHPALQKTTTGERKIVDWVTATDPLIDGDGTWLPMLTDVSGPSFTYKGRNYTAPAGSYKVALFKESVTLGGDAAGDVNRNGTTTDSWAVLYDPATGKVRVDLDNNADFTDDEAMSAYKDGFQIGHFGTDDPKTPIAESIPFTIETRKDVDLSPVGGPWVGKHADFVNIGLVASEHGTHVAGITSANGLFGGKMTGAAPGAKIVSSRACVFGPGCTATALMEGMADLAINHGVDVINMSIGGLPQLNDGNSARSHLYTQIIDKTGVQLVISAGNEGPGLNTIGDPGLASKVISVGAAVSRDTWASNYGAKASEDYGLFTFSSRGPREDGGFTPTLVAPGSSVNTIPTWEPGASFPPAGYELPPGYGMLQGTSMASPQAAGATALLISAAKEDNRYAEGDDDRVNASPLALRTALTSTTRWLKGYQAAEQGAGLIDVNAAWRYLEHGTGDAHEYTVKAPATSVLSPYLATPGFGDGVYDRAPAAAGGPAVGKRSVYDVTITRTTGEPSALFHRLSIAGDDGTWSVAGQEIVALPLNKPVTVKVAAKPKSLGLHSAILRVDDVFTLGIDHQIMLTSIVGQTLAAPDYHYGFSGTLPRSRVERHYVTVPEGAKTFAVNLDGVAADSQLRFLAIRPDGIPADPTASNECWTNYPTPGPKCGSPTSRSYRSPQAGVWEIVTEVRRTTTPDANPYSIDAKILGVAFDPQVQTVDSVTPGTPASVNWTLKNAYGPFQGTLKGGELGSSAVTRPTIADHAAQSTTVVVPAGVSRFDVAIGNASDGKADLDLSVYLNGKLVASSGGSTSEESVSLLNPAAGTYTVTVDGYSVPSGSTAYDYRDVYFSPQLGTVTADAGAVTLAAGGTATVQAQVVAAGPAPAGRQLFGEVNLVDAHGAPAGSGSVLITKVNAG; translated from the coding sequence TCCGTACGCGGACACCGACGCCGCGCCCACCGGCGCCAAGACTCCCAAGGCCGACGGAGGCGTGGGCAGCGGCAGCACCGGCTCCCCCGCGGAGGTCCCGACCCCGACCATCGGCGCCCCGTACTTCCGTGACGAGGCCAACCCGGCGCCTCAGAAGCACCGGCCGAAGCCGGCACCCAAGCCGGAGCCCGGCAAGTACCCCGCGCCGGACGCCAACACGCCTGCGGTCAACTCGTACCAGCCCGCCAACGACATCGGCTCGATCGACTTCGTGAAGCGCCACCCGGGCGCGGACGGGCGCGGCGTCACCATCGGCATTCTCGACTCGGGCGTCGACCTGGGCCACCCGGCCCTGCAGAAGACCACCACCGGCGAGCGCAAGATCGTCGACTGGGTGACGGCCACCGACCCGCTGATCGACGGCGACGGCACCTGGCTGCCGATGCTCACCGATGTGTCCGGTCCGAGCTTCACCTACAAGGGCCGCAACTACACCGCCCCGGCCGGCAGTTACAAGGTCGCACTGTTCAAGGAGAGCGTCACGCTCGGCGGCGACGCGGCGGGCGACGTCAACCGCAACGGCACCACCACCGACTCCTGGGCCGTCCTGTACGACCCGGCGACCGGCAAGGTCCGGGTCGACCTCGACAACAACGCCGACTTCACCGACGACGAGGCGATGTCGGCGTACAAGGACGGCTTCCAGATCGGCCACTTCGGCACCGACGACCCGAAGACCCCGATCGCCGAGTCCATCCCCTTCACGATCGAAACCCGCAAGGACGTCGACCTCTCCCCGGTCGGCGGCCCGTGGGTCGGCAAGCACGCCGACTTCGTGAACATCGGGCTGGTCGCCAGCGAGCACGGCACCCACGTGGCGGGCATCACCTCCGCCAACGGCCTGTTCGGCGGCAAGATGACCGGCGCCGCGCCCGGCGCGAAGATCGTCTCGTCCCGTGCCTGCGTCTTCGGCCCCGGCTGCACCGCCACCGCACTGATGGAGGGCATGGCCGACCTCGCCATCAACCACGGCGTGGACGTCATCAACATGTCGATCGGCGGCCTGCCGCAGCTCAACGACGGCAACAGTGCCCGTTCCCACCTCTACACCCAGATCATCGACAAGACCGGCGTCCAGCTGGTCATCTCGGCGGGCAACGAGGGCCCCGGCCTCAACACCATCGGTGACCCGGGCCTCGCCTCCAAGGTCATCAGCGTCGGCGCGGCCGTCAGCCGGGACACCTGGGCGTCCAACTACGGTGCCAAGGCCTCCGAGGACTACGGACTGTTCACCTTCTCCTCCCGCGGCCCCCGTGAGGACGGCGGATTCACGCCGACCCTGGTGGCCCCGGGGTCCTCGGTGAACACCATCCCGACCTGGGAGCCCGGCGCGTCCTTCCCGCCGGCCGGCTACGAGCTGCCCCCGGGCTACGGCATGCTGCAGGGCACCTCGATGGCGTCCCCTCAGGCCGCCGGCGCCACCGCGCTGCTGATCTCGGCCGCCAAGGAGGACAACCGCTACGCCGAGGGCGACGACGACCGCGTCAACGCCTCTCCGCTCGCGCTGCGTACCGCGCTCACCAGCACCACCCGCTGGCTGAAGGGCTACCAGGCCGCCGAGCAGGGTGCCGGTCTGATCGACGTGAACGCCGCCTGGCGCTACCTCGAGCACGGCACCGGCGACGCCCACGAGTACACCGTGAAGGCCCCGGCCACCAGCGTCCTGTCCCCGTACCTGGCCACCCCGGGCTTCGGCGACGGCGTCTACGACCGCGCCCCGGCCGCAGCCGGCGGCCCCGCGGTCGGCAAGCGCTCGGTGTACGACGTGACCATCACCCGCACCACCGGCGAGCCGAGCGCGCTCTTCCACCGCCTGAGCATCGCCGGCGACGACGGCACCTGGTCGGTCGCGGGCCAGGAAATCGTCGCGCTGCCGCTGAACAAGCCCGTCACCGTCAAGGTCGCGGCCAAGCCGAAGTCCCTCGGCCTGCACAGCGCGATCCTGCGCGTCGACGACGTGTTCACCCTCGGAATCGACCACCAGATCATGCTGACCTCGATCGTCGGCCAGACCCTGGCGGCCCCGGACTACCACTACGGCTTCTCCGGCACCCTGCCGCGCAGCCGGGTGGAGCGGCACTACGTGACCGTGCCCGAGGGCGCCAAGACCTTCGCGGTCAACCTGGACGGCGTCGCGGCCGACAGCCAGCTCCGCTTCCTCGCGATCCGTCCGGACGGCATTCCCGCCGACCCGACCGCGAGCAACGAGTGCTGGACCAACTACCCCACCCCCGGCCCCAAGTGCGGCAGCCCCACCAGCCGGAGCTACCGCTCGCCGCAGGCCGGCGTGTGGGAGATCGTGACCGAGGTGCGCCGGACCACCACCCCGGACGCCAACCCGTACTCGATCGACGCCAAGATCCTCGGTGTCGCCTTCGACCCCCAGGTCCAGACGGTGGACTCGGTCACCCCGGGCACGCCGGCCTCGGTCAACTGGACCCTGAAGAACGCCTACGGCCCCTTCCAGGGCACGCTCAAGGGCGGTGAGCTGGGCTCCTCCGCGGTGACCCGGCCGACCATCGCCGACCACGCGGCGCAGAGCACCACGGTGGTCGTCCCGGCGGGCGTCTCCCGCTTCGACGTCGCCATCGGCAACGCGAGCGACGGCAAGGCCGACCTCGACCTGTCCGTCTACCTGAACGGCAAGTTGGTCGCGTCGTCCGGTGGAAGCACCTCGGAGGAGTCGGTGAGCCTGCTCAACCCGGCGGCCGGCACCTACACCGTCACGGTGGACGGCTACAGCGTCCCGAGCGGCTCGACCGCGTACGACTACCGGGACGTGTACTTCTCCCCCCAGCTCGGCACCGTGACCGCGGACGCCGGAGCGGTCACCCTGGCCGCGGGCGGCACCGCCACGGTCCAGGCTCAGGTCGTCGCGGCGGGCCCGGCCCCGGCGGGCCGGCAGCTGTTCGGCGAGGTCAACCTGGTTGACGCGCACGGCGCGCCGGCCGGCAGCGGCAGCGTCCTGATCACCAAGGTCAACGCGGGCTGA